Within Populus trichocarpa isolate Nisqually-1 chromosome 6, P.trichocarpa_v4.1, whole genome shotgun sequence, the genomic segment ATTGTGTTCCAAACAACGTTtctaaaaaaactgaatttgttttttgctaaaaattattttttttatattgttggatcattttgatgagctggtgtcaaaaatgattttttttaaaatgaaaaaaatactattttaatgcatttccaagcgaaaagtattttgaaaagcaaccgctaccacactctcaaacaccacCTCAAACTGAAATAAGACTTATCTTCTAGGGCAATAGAGAGAACTGCCCAGAATAGCAATTACAAAATCTAATAATTACATGTACCTCAATCTCACTATAGTGAAGCCCCACATTTTACCACAAAGGCACAAACTAAGAGGTTGATGCAGTGACCAATTTAACCACTAGAAGGAGGGCATCATCCGATGATCATGTATTTACTGGCAGGGGAGCCAATGTTAGGTGAATTTGTAATTATGTTCTGGTTTTAAGaatggtttttaaaaatcatcagttCATCATGTAAAATTGTCTTCTGTTTCTGTTCCTCTTAGGGGATGACTCATCCCCCCTCTTGTAAATAGTAAATACATGCtctgttttactttttaattcaaaataatcttattttttatcaaaaggagagggagggagggatagagagagagaatttgCATGCAAGGTATTGCTTCAACCTTTACAAGAACGCAAAAGTTCAAAATACTGATATTGAAACATTTGAAGCTCTATAATTTCCACATTAAAAAAGGTGTTTGATACATTACCTGATTATCCGCAGCCCTGTGAATGAAATGAGAAGGTAGTAATCAGCAAGATTCCCTAACCATAATCTAGAACTAAAAAATAGCAAACATCACACTCTTTTATGTTTCTATCATGAAGATCACTGGCTTATCAAAGAAGGGAGGACAGCTCTGAGAAGGGAAAGTTCAAAActtcatgttggttaaaaagTCTAGAAATAAAGCATACAATAAAAATGTTTGGGGTACACGGGAATAATTCCAGATATACTCGACCATGTAAATAAAGCAGGAATAATTCCAGATATACTCGACCATGTAAATAAAGCAGTACCTTGCCCTCTGCAATAACTCCCAATGTAATGGTCCAGTGGTCATGTTGAATGCCCCAGGATAGCATATCAAATGAGCACCTGGTGCCAAAAGCAGTTACTGTCAGCATTCGGTCTATTTATAAACTCAACAATCAACATGATCAGCAGCATAAAAGTCTGACAATTGTGGGAAGGgcaagaattttcaaaaaactagAAGCCTACACTACAACAGAGAAACGATGGATGATATTAAAGATGATACGATGGTTGATATTGAAGATGATACGAAGGATGATATTAAAGCTGAAAGCTTTACAGAATGCACCATACAAAGCTATGTAAATCCAAAATATGTCATATCTTTGACCGTCAATGGAAGTGCTGAAACAAGAGATATAATTGTAAAAGAACATGACAAATGTTACATTTaggataagaaaaattattacacAGAACCTTAAGAGTGTGCTAGGCTTTTTCTCCCTGTTTGCTAAACTCAATAGATGCAAGAGATGTTGTGTAATAAAAGATGCCAATAGGTGCGTTGAGAAGCAAAATCTAATAAAACTGGAAGTAATGGTATGCTAGTATTATGACTAGATCTGATCCAAGACCTCTTAAGCACTTCTACATAGGACTTGATTTTAATGAAGTATTGTTACTGATTAGTGGAGGGAAGAAGGAGCTCGCAACTTACCCAGTATTACTAAAACAGAGGTTTCCTACAGTTGTAAGTAAATTAATAGATAGATATCATGAGTTCTATTACTAGTGGTCACTTATATGCTAACATAATCACCTAAATTATGCTACTTGCAACAAATATTCCATTATCAGCAGGCAGATcgacaagaacaagaaaagtaTGTTACTGGTCAACTGAAGGAAGAAACAAACCTCTTGCTGCATATATAATTGCCAGTTCCTGAAAACGAATATCATAGCAGATTCCTATACCAATACGACCAACTTCTGCAAGGCCCAATCCATGATTAACTTCCCAATCCcgagaaaacaaaacaacaataacaataggGTGTTTGTCTCAACTGAGAATGGAGGTGTGAAACAGATGAACAGGATCAACAAAAAACTTCAATATAAGAATTGCTACtgcacattaaaaaaagagcAGCAATTTAATGGCTACTGCTATGTATTCTCATTTATCTGATGTTctacaaacaaaaacattatgttGGAGACTTGCATTTCCAATAGGACTCCTGAGCAGCACTTGCTGTTCAAAAGGAACCACAATCCAGAATGAGATACTATGGGGTCATCAACTGAGTCATGAGCATGAACCAAATGATTTGAAGTGGTGGCCAAGCTGCGTTCAACAGTTTAATTGGAAAAGGTATTTGTGATGGGAATCTCAGGAGGCTAATCCACAAACAACATaccacaatttttttctttcaattatacaTTTACAAGACCATTTGAAACCAAAGAGATATGACTTTGCACTATAGTTAGATCAGAAGTCAAACCAATCAAGAATACCCAAGGGATTCCAAGAATTCTAAACTTCATGAGCACAAGGGCATCTCAATGGAAACAATTGAAAACCAGAAAAGAAGTGCTCCAGAATGCAGTGTAAGAATCTTTGCCACTGAACCTCGACAAAGTTCTTTATCAGAATGTATATGCTATCTCAACAGGCACTTGAGAAAGGTGTAATAAATTCTCAgacttgaaaattgaattttaaggaACAGAAAACCTGTGTCCACAATGGTCGGAGTCTCCCCTGCTGTTAGAGTCTTCGATTCTATAAAAGTGATCTTCCCAGGAATGTCAATATCAAAAAGGTGTATCTGCAGTTACACACAAACAATGACTTAAGAGATTGTCATCATGATCAAATAGCATCATACAACTGATCTGTATAATCACTATTCTCTGCCTGTATACTAAAGTGAAGTTTGAATTCAATATCTCATCATGCTTTTATGTGTACCTTCCGGTGCTTGGCTTTCAACTTTCCGTCACTATCAAAGACACAACATGTATTATACAGCCGGTCCCCAGAACGTTCTGGTATAGAGCCACCCACAATTGTGACCTTCAGAAGACCAGCAGCTTCAGAGAGCATGGCTGTAGAAGGAGACGCCTCACCACCTGCATCAATGTCCTCAGCATAAACTGGGAAACAATCATTCGAATACGGGCTATTCCATATTTCCTGTAATAAACACAACAAACCCACAGCATCAGTTGAAAAGTTTTCTACCAAACATGAAAGCCAGAATTTTCtgtcttcaaaaaaaaaaaacctccatcTAACCACATTTATACATCAAAAACACTCCTTGAGTAATAAGAATCATGATTACATGATGATTACGAGGGcgtataatttaatttagcaataaaaatacaaagctcaATGGGAAAGCTTACAGGCAACATAACAAGCTTGGCACCCTTTGCAGCAGCCTCTTCAATTGCTTTGCGAGCGTGCGCAATATTCCTCTCTTTATCAGCCGTCACCGATAACTGACACAGCCCAATCTTAAACTGCACATCGCATTAGATCACACagcaagcaaaaaaagaaaagaaaagaaaaatcaattacaggagtatgaaaatcaataaatgaaTCAAAAAATCGTGCCTTGGTGACAGGAGGAACGGGTAAGGGAAGAGCGGGAGGGGCTCTGGCTTGCTCGGGCATGAAAGAAGAAGCCATTATTGGAGTGTGGATTTGGGATTTCTGGTTGTGAGTGCTGTTGTTACGTGGTAGGAGAGAAGGGAAgtgggtgtttgattttgagcGGAAAAGGGAAGAGGGTAAGCGAGATAAAGGGGAATGATTTAGATGGAGCTTCAGGCTCAGATTTTTTGAGCTCAAGAGTGTTGTCGTTGATGATATTGCTGACTTCATTTCACTCTCTCCCCTTCTTCGATTGATAGATGGCTACTtccactatttttatttatttttttatccttgttgaagaatttgtttttctcttttattttacacCCAGGTCACTTCTCGAGTTACGgaccaaaaatttaaaatgattttttttattttaaacaataaaaaaacaatttatttaattcttaaacttgTGATTCTGGAATACAATtactatataataaataaatttaaagataaatttaaaatcaaataaacacttaaaatgaagttaaaaaaatttaacaaaaacctaatattgaaaacttaaattgcaaaaaagagagttatacacataacaaaaaacaaattaaccattAAATATTAGAATATATTATACAAATAGCAATATGAATATAAGAGctcttcataatttaatttttataatttctttaaattatttaattagttattgaaGTATAAAATTCAGTCTTTTGCTCATAATTTTTATGTGGtaaatatattgattaaataattattttgttgttgttgttttagaaaaccaaaaataaatcttgtttagaaattcaaatatctaatgaaataaaagttttaaaattcacattttctcttttatgtcattttttttaaaatatccctggaaacactaaaataaaatttaatttttaaacaagagaaaataagaagatcgaaaaccttaaaaaataaaaaataaaatatattaaaaaataaaaaaaatagattcagGCACATAAAAAGGTTTGGATGCCCAGCATGCCTCGACCCTTGAAACAAAATCCACGCACGCAAGCCTTCTAGCTCAGACCTGTTTGTTTGggccattttaatttcttttctcttataaCAGACAAGCCACCTATTTgctctgattttgttttttagaaaataaatatgcaaacAAGTCATTTAATTTTCCATGATTCGGTAATTGTTGTGGTGGTTATAAATTCAAgttcgattattttttatttaaaaattcaatttcaatctattttcatctaaaaatacataataaagaCCTTTAGAACATCTAAAAATCCATTTATAAACCCACAAAACCtctaaaattgtttaaaaacacaaaatcaaatcaaaaaattcttttctttgtcaactctaatttgtttttctattcaatattaaGGTTGGAAACAACTCCTCTCATCTAATAAACCTATTGACACCAATATTGATGATTCTCATGGGCAAAATTGATGTCaattaatgattttctttttcttcaactgAAATCTTCTGACTTTCTCTTTCTCATTTCCTTGATatggactaaaatgtaaaagaaatgaacttttagaataaatttaaaattataaaaattatagagaATATAGaggtagaaaaagaaaagtacgAGAAAAAGAACTTTCCCTTCATTTTATATTGGCCATgagatttctttttgttttatactttgttctctttttattgaatttttcttctcttaataatttttgacaaaTTGGACATTAAGGTTGgcataaaatgataaaattaaaaagaaaaaaaatataaggattaaattgaaaaaaaacctcaatacTGTTTTATATTGCTGCAATATTTTAGCGAGGCATTTTAGTATATTAGGTGATTTCTCTGGATCAATGcagataaaattaacaaaaaattttaataaactttataGATACAAGAagatagagaaaaagaagaatgaaaatttaagaaaaataatttaatttttttaaattacatttaaagagattatttataattatctatttttttcttttatctctttttactatataattaatagtatttatACCTACGAACCAACGGAATAAACTTTATTATCCATCTTGTTATCATTCATGTTTGATGAGAtcatatgtttttgttattgtatttttttagaccAGTTTTGTCTAtctagaaaattttcattttggtttcttttagaaaagaaaatagtaatttaattaatattaaacaaagtataaataaattactattttcatatttttcaaagaaattatatattatttggaaAGATAATCGACAACACCAACAGGGTAAAATGATCTTTCAAGCAATAATTGGaacttttaataatttgaaaaaaaattaagatttttaaatatgaGCTATCCATATAAGAATTAATTGCATCTAATGCATATAAACGAGTCTAAGTCACCATATATCAACGAAAACAAAAGAGGATTGCACGACTAGTTTCACtaatgaaaatttcaaaaccagTAAtagaccatatatatatatataaaaggaccTAGCAATGAAATGACTCTTTTATCTTTTCCAAACAAAAACTAATAcagttttttcatttcatattaattagaaataaattatttttctcacatttttttattatgaataaatgactaaattactcttaaaaaaatatatattacactAGTGTTTACgggatttttttccttttatttttttaaataataaaataactaaattacttttaaaagcaaatatTACTAAATTGGCTTTCAAAGGCTTTATTGTAttttcgtttttattttttgttataatcaagttgattgataagaaattaaataatatgataaatatataaatattatttaataaaaagtggCTCATGATTGGGTTGTGGCTGCTTCATCGAACAACACATTAGGGGGCTTTTGGCGACCAAAAAGTGGCTTTCAAAGAAATGTTTGAATCGTCTCGGCAACTTTTCCATCCATAGTCTCACGTATGTGGCAAACAAACCTCTGATTTAGGTTTGgtgtcctttttcttcttttctctctcctccttaaTTTCTATGCTTTGCTTACCAAATTTTCAAAgcaacccttcaatttatttctacTTGAGATTTTATTcatgttcttttgattactatttgttttatttgaaataatgtataaaattaattttttttcaatttcatcctcctttaattttttatccgtcagatttggtccctattattttgattgctatttgttttatttaagataattattaaagtttatttttttatgattttattcttcttcaatttttttcatattaaatttgccattcatttctatttttttactttggtaaatttcttaaattgattttttttatttcatccctcaatattaaATCGGTTAGGGATTGAGTTTTTTGATTGAGCCCTGATCTAGAATTTAACAGGTTGCGAGTTTTGGAGATAAACTCAAGTTGAAGAGATTCGATAGGGTATActtgtttttattcctttttttttaagcttaatcTTTTCAGTTTTACccttcatatttatttaattaaagattgagttctgttttttctttctttttttctatagggttttcacttattttaaaaataatttgggttatctcaagtttttttatttatttttctttgttaaattgagtttttttaaaagaaatcttGCTTTTTGAGTTATTCCTCTTATGGTGCTTGTGATCTCTTTTAGTATTGTCATACAGCTTTTTACAACGACGTTAGAATCATTTTAATGAGCTCTTTCTGGCAGTGAGCTATGTTCATGACACAGTAATGATGGGTTTCCAAcgagtttttctttcttctcctcatGATATTgataactcattttttataattaattattgtcctttatttttgctttatttactgtcaattttttttataatcatattattaaattaatcgagTTTAATGAACTAGACTAGACTAAGTCAATGACCTgagtttcagattttttttgcttaattaaAAACACTAGTTTTGCCTGAATATTCTATTTATCACTCAATGAAAATTTTATCTTGACTCAAAGCATAGCGCATACAACCTATCTAATAAGATGTAgatctaaaaaaaagataagaaatttaatatatattaaattgtattaaaattaatagtaTGTTATAGAACTATGTGACCgactttaaatttaattattcgaTCACACGTAGAAAAATAGTAAAACCTAATTCAAGtagtttttttcatataaaccaAAAGGGACATTTTAGTTTGGTACTAGACCGTTTTTCATGGCAGttcggataaaaaaaattaaagataaaaaaaaatattcaaaaattattaatgtattttctagtagaacaaaattaaattatattgggATAGATATAACATAACTTAGTCTACTttgcacataaaaaaacaacctggacaactgataaaaatatagtttgactaaaaataataatcaagatgacattttaaaaaaaatattaaaacgacaATATATTAGATCGACTCAAATCAACTTAGGTTGACCTGTTAAATCCGCTATCCAGGTCATGAGACCCAAATAACTCAAAGGAaaacatatcattttttattaaaaataattctcaatcaacccaatcctgaaagataaaattgaaaataaaatttaacaaaaacaatgagTGAAGTCAATCtggattaacctgtcaaacttgtGTCATAAGACCGggataatcctatagaaaaaaaacaaattataaagttcaatttcaacccaatgttgaattttgaaataaaaatagaatcaattaaaaaaataacataaaaaatcaattgaatcaACCGACCAAACTCGTGACTCGAGtaatgagaccgagataacctcataaaacgCATgccaaaacaatttatttagcctaatttccaatcaacctaatatttaaagataaaattagataaactcaattaaaaaagattaaaaaaaactcgagtcaacatgTTTAACCTATGACCTGGATCATAAAAccatgataatctcatagaaaacaaattaaaaaaaatatatgtagcccaattttcaataaacacaATATTGagagttaaactaaaaaaattaaaaaaaaataacccaagtcaattgagattaatttgtcaaactTGGGCTAGTAGATCgcgataactctataaaaaaaaataaagtctaatttccaatcaacatGATGTTAAAGGatagagttaaaaaaatatattcaattaaaaaatttagaaaaaatgatgatgatgaattgttttgtttttgtgttttaaaagtgttttttaaattaaaattgtttcatttttttttttactttaaaataattgttgttttggtgtttccatattgttttgatgtattgatatcaaaaataattttttaaaataaaaaaaaatattattttaatatatttttatgttaaaaaatattttaaaaaataaactatactGTTAAACACTCCAGAGTGATTGGATGTGTATCTACGAGAGAAAAAAACAGTAGTGACTATTTTCACATAATAAACATTTATAcattataaaaactataattataaaGTGTTTTAAATAAACTATAATCAATTTTGAGTTGTTAAGAAATTgataaactttattttgttaaattattttcttgagaattttttttttttaaaaaaatccactcACCTAATGAATAGGAGTCATGGAATCAAAGAGTAAGGATTAAATTATATAACATAtgtgttatttatttcattaattaagttAAGAGGTTGATTTAATGGTTgagaagatttatttttttagttcgaACTTTAGAAACAATACTTGGGAgaattcattaaatttaaatataacacATGACGTGTCGTATGCATTTTGCAATTAAACCTACTGTTCAACGGAGGGATTTAAAACCCAACCGTCATGAACCCACAACGGTCATTAACTGCCACTCGCGCCCCCCCTGAAATCTCCTTCAAATGCAAGAACTTCCTCGGGAAAATCTTCATATtccattatcttcttcttcatcaagcACCAGACGTGTCTGGTGCTTGAtctctcttaaaaaagaaagaaaaaccaccGATTACTTGTTTATGTAGTGTTGTATTGATTGATCAATGGCAGATCCTCGGTCCGTCGTACCCTACCATGACCCGTATGACAGCCCTATTGACTATGAACATCTAAATTTCATGAATGATGCAAATCCAAGCCTTGCAGGTTTATCCTCTGACAATGAACCTACCCCAGCAATTCCTGAATCATTCAGTGGCAGTGCAAATGCCAATGCAAACATTTTGGATCCTAATAACCCATATGAGGATCCAATGGCTtggaatttttattatgaaaatctTAGAGTGCAATCTCATGAGGCTGGTCCGTCACATCAGAATCAGGGACAAAGTTCTTTTGGACCAATTCCTTATGCACCATTTCCTAACGCGTCATTTCCCAACGCATCATTTCCTGATGGACAAACTTCAAATGCATCTGGAAGAAGTGAAGAGATTTTCCTTGATGGGAGGAATATTGCTGTTTGGCCACCTGAACCAGTCCCTTTTCAATGCACTTGCTGTCAAGTTCTAAGAGAAATAATCCACACTGATGGTGTGTTTTACATagcatttctttctctcttcttttttttttttttttcttgtaaagttTACCTATTCCTGTGGTGGCAGGAAACTATACTACAAAACTTGAGATACATGGGAGAATGGGTATCATCTGTCATGCTATTCTTGAGAACCGGGATCATGTCAAGGCAATTCATCCTCAATATTATATGTTTGAGTAAGTTTTATTAGTCTAGTTTAGTTGTTTTTCGTTTCATCTGATTTAGAGAAGTGTGTGATTGATGAGATGCAATGCAATTAAAACTGTGGGATAAAAGAAAACTAGCACTTGATAGTGTTTTGATTATGAGTCACTTTCTGAAATTGTAAACGCCGTGCACGTGGTTTCATACATTTTGCAGTTTCTGCAAGAAAAGCTTGGAGAATGTGAAGGAATTTCTGCAGAAGTATTGCGATGACAGAAGGCAGGCAGGCTTCATTATGGTCCAAGATCCACACTCATTCTTCTATGAAGCCCTTTGTGTTGGATACGAGTGGACGGACGATTTGCATTTTGATGAATTTCACGATCCATCCCCACCAAATTCAGGTTAGTATTTCTCTGCATGAACTAGACTCCACATAATAATACGTTTATTTACTGTTGCAATTGCAAACTCCTTAGATTTTTCTTAACATTACGAggagaattgaatttttttcttttttgtacatGTCAATATCACGAGACTTGCAAGCTGGAACTTTAACAGGGGAACGACAAGCAACGAATCATGGAGAGGGAGAGATTGAGACAGAGAGAACGACTCGAAGCAATCTTGCACTACAGGTTCTAGTTACTATCTTCATCCACAATAAAGGAATCTTGCATTCGCATTGCAATAAAAGGATAGATGAAAACAATTAAGtccttatattgtttattagtACTAATTGAGTAATTTTTATGGGGTTGTGGGTTCATGCAGAGGGAAAGAGCAGGAAGGTTGACACTGGATGACTTTAGACAGTATTTCCATCTCCCTATAGAAGATGCAGCGAGGAGGTTGCACTTGTGTCCCACTGTAGTGAAGAAGATATGCCGGAAATTCGGGATGACTCGATGGCCACACAGAAAGGTCTGCATGCCTTGGTCCTTAAGTTTTTATCCTCCTTGTTCTTCGCCATAACTTTTCATATCATTGAatattctttccattttttttctcttggttaCATATAGATCAAAAGCATCCATAGGCAATTAACAGATCTCCAAGTACTCTTAAATTCGAACGATGCAGAAGAAAGGGTACGTGCACAAGTAGAAATCATGAGGCTTCaagaagaaataagaaatgCTTGTTCTGGGTCCGCTGGATGATATTGTTATGTGCATAACATGCGTGTTCATATTAGACAAGCAAGCTagttaattaagttattttttttatttaatttttctcctAGGATTGTGAAATGCTGAGTAGAGGAggcatttgaatttaatttgtcATGGCAGTACTGAGACACTTCTTGATCAGAGATCGAGGAGATTTTGTtgattgtgattttattttgtggCTGTAATCTATAATGCACTAgcaaaatatttatcaatagcTATCCTTTTGCTTTCTTCTGATCTTTGATTTATCATGCTAGGAGCTTACGAGGAAGTACTAGAAATGTCCATTCTGGTTTTTTAAAGAATCACTAGGCAGAAACATGTATGCGAAATATGTCTTCTCTTGTCTAATCTTATTGCCCTTGCACCATATCAGATCTCACAAAGTGAATGAGACCAGAGTAAAAAGTCGACAAAATCTCTCATTTCCAATGTCTTTGTATCGCAAACTCATTCATTGGCAAAGTTTCTTGCA encodes:
- the LOC7462234 gene encoding omega-amidase, chloroplastic isoform X1, with the translated sequence MKSAISSTTTLLSSKNLSLKLHLNHSPLSRLPSSLFRSKSNTHFPSLLPRNNSTHNQKSQIHTPIMASSFMPEQARAPPALPLPVPPVTKFKIGLCQLSVTADKERNIAHARKAIEEAAAKGAKLVMLPEIWNSPYSNDCFPVYAEDIDAGGEASPSTAMLSEAAGLLKVTIVGGSIPERSGDRLYNTCCVFDSDGKLKAKHRKIHLFDIDIPGKITFIESKTLTAGETPTIVDTEVGRIGIGICYDIRFQELAIIYAARGAHLICYPGAFNMTTGPLHWELLQRARAADNQLYVATCSPARDVAAGYVAWGHSTLVGPFGEVLATTEHEEDIIIAEIDYSLLEVRRTNLPLTKQRRGDLYQLVDVQRLKSDS
- the LOC7462234 gene encoding omega-amidase, chloroplastic isoform X2; the protein is MKSAISSTTTLLSSKNLSLKLHLNHSPLSRLPSSLFRSKSNTHFPSLLPRNNSTHNQKSQIHTPIMASSFMPEQARAPPALPLPVPPVTKFKIGLCQLSVTADKERNIAHARKAIEEAAAKGAKLVMLPEIWNSPYSNDCFPVYAEDIDAGGEASPSTAMLSEAAGLLKVTIVGGSIPERSGDRLYNTCCVFDSDGKLKAKHRKIHLFDIDIPGKITFIESKTLTAGETPTIVDTEVGRIGIGICYDIRFQELAIIYAARGAHLICYPGAFNMTTGPLHWELLQRARYCFIYMVEYIWNYSRVPQTFLLYALFLDFLTNMKF
- the LOC18100642 gene encoding uncharacterized protein LOC18100642, with amino-acid sequence MADPRSVVPYHDPYDSPIDYEHLNFMNDANPSLAGLSSDNEPTPAIPESFSGSANANANILDPNNPYEDPMAWNFYYENLRVQSHEAGPSHQNQGQSSFGPIPYAPFPNASFPNASFPDGQTSNASGRSEEIFLDGRNIAVWPPEPVPFQCTCCQVLREIIHTDGNYTTKLEIHGRMGIICHAILENRDHVKAIHPQYYMFDFCKKSLENVKEFLQKYCDDRRQAGFIMVQDPHSFFYEALCVGYEWTDDLHFDEFHDPSPPNSDLQAGTLTGERQATNHGEGEIETERTTRSNLALQRERAGRLTLDDFRQYFHLPIEDAARRLHLCPTVVKKICRKFGMTRWPHRKIKSIHRQLTDLQVLLNSNDAEERVRAQVEIMRLQEEIRNACSGSAG